One genomic region from Prionailurus bengalensis isolate Pbe53 chromosome C1, Fcat_Pben_1.1_paternal_pri, whole genome shotgun sequence encodes:
- the RAB42 gene encoding ras-related protein Rab-42: protein MEAPDCHYQFRIALLGDAAVGKTSLLRRYVAGAPGAPEPKPEPEPEWAPTVGVEFYSRKLQLPAGPRVKLQLWDTAGHERYRCITRSFYRNVVGVLLVFDVTNRKSFEHICDWHQEAMATQGPNKVIFLLVGHKSDLQSTRVVSAQEAEELAASLGMAFMETSAKKNCNVDLAFNTLADAIQQALEQGDIKLEEDWGGVRLIHKAQVPRSPHRKQPPGPCQC, encoded by the exons ATGGAGGCACCGGACTGCCACTACCAGTTCCGGATCGCGCTGCTGGGGGACGCGGCCGTGGGCAAGACGTCGCTGCTGCGGCGCTACGTGGCAGGAGCGCCCGGGGCCCCGGAGCCCAAacccgagcccgagcccgagtGGGCGCCCACAGTGGGCGTCGAGTTCTACAGCCGCAAGCTGCAGCTGCCGGCCGGGCCGCGCGTCAAGCTGCAGCTTTGGGACACCGCGGGCCACGAACGCTACAG GTGCATCACCAGGTCCTTTTACCGGAATGTGGTAGGTGTCCTACTGGTCTTTGATGTGACAAACAGGAAGTCCTTTGAACATATCTGCGACTGGCACCAGGAGGCCATGGCCACTCAGGGCCCAAACAAGGTGATCTTCTTACTGGTTGGCCACAAGAGTGATCTGCAGAGCACCCGTGTTGTCTCAGCCCAGGAGGCAGAGGAGCTGGCTGCCTCCCTGGGCATGGCCTTCATGGAGACCTCGGCCAAAAAGAACTGCAATGTGGACCTGGCCTTCAACACCCTTGCTGACGCCATCCAGCAGGCTCTGGAGCAGGGGGACATCAAGCTGGAGGAGGACTGGGGGGGTGTCCGGCTCATCCACAAGGCCCAAGTCCCCAGGTCCCCCCACAGGAAGCAGCCCCCAGGCCCATGTCAGTGTTGA